CAAATCAATTACGTTGTTTCATCCACTACTACCTGGTCATACGCCTTTTCTCAACAAACAGAAGAGTAAAGCAATTGAATTGTACTAAAATCCAAAATACGAATCTATTGAGGACAAGCCTTCAATAACATGTACTCTACATGATCACTATTATTAGAAAAATCACACGAAGAAAGCATCTGAAAAGTCGAAACAAAATCGACAACATAGGCTACAGAACATAATTGAAGATGGAAGAATGTACAGATAACATTAACAAGTTCATCTGGTCAGGTTGCAGAGGTCATACATCAGCTCTGAGATACAATTtacaaaaagaagaacaaacaaAAAGGTGAGCAGAGTAATAATTTGCCACTAATTTCATTTCTAATTTGTACAAATTGAAGTCATTTGATCTGAGAAATGTACACCCAGCTAAAATTCCGTTTGGGCTAGCATGGACACCTATGGCATGTGATCCTCAAGAAGTCAGCTAAACTGAGAAAATGTTATAGTCACTGAACTGAAGCCCCAGCATGAAGAAAATCTTATCCCTAATATTTGATTCGGCAGATTTCAAATTCCATTGCCAATTTTAAAATCTGAGAAGGAAATAGTTTCTCGAGCCTCAACTGATGGCGTTGGTTCTTTCTTGTTTGAACCAAAGAAAGAGCAATTTTGAAATGCATCCAGACTGCTGGCAATAAGGCGGTTCAGCCCACTGAGACTATCGTTCAGAATAAAATCTTCGTTATGGTATTTAGATGATGGTAGCTCCAAATCTAATGGTCCTAATGATTCAGGCTGTACAAAAGAGGAAAACGAAAATCAGAAATATCCACAAAATAGCTGAAAAATGCCTGCAtatactacaattaaaatttaTGAATCCACTAGCCCTTGTTGACAGGATTTCAATTAAGACACGCATAAATGCACTTGTTTAGCTTCAGCAAAATGACCCTGCTTCTTGACAAAACAAGAGGGGCAGGTTTGTGCAGAATTCAATAAGTCATAGGAGGGTCATGGAGCTTAAAGTTGAAAGTATAAAATGCTGGAAAAGAAACATACCCAGTATATATCTGCTAAAGCGTTGAAATCTTTCACTGAACTTTCTAGGATATGTGGATCAGACTGACACTCATCCATAGGATCTCGTTGAGGATCATTAATTGGCCTCTCTACTGCAGGTAAGTCCTGCAGGAAAGTTGTAATTTACTCGTGTTAGTATTCCTATTTCCCAGCCACTATGATTACTTGAGAAACAAAAATATTATGTCGACaccagaaaagaaaatattataAAATGATACCTCAACCATACGATCACAGCCCACTAAGCTTGTACTAGCCATCAGTTTGCAGGCCCCTGGAGGAGCAACACCAGATGAACTCGTAGACTGTTGACGGAAAGCCGAATTCTTTTGAAACACAAAGGCATCACATGTTTCTTCAGCATCCCAGATGGACGATACATGGGATACCATAGTAGGCTCACATCCCATCTTGTTCTTCTGTCTAGAAATATGAGCAGCAATCGCAGCATCAAATGAATCACAGCTAAATGGGATCTGCGGAAGACACTGGGACCTTCCAGCAAGAGGTTGATCAATGCAGTTAGCATCTAGATCATGAGGCACCCCAGAAAGGAGATCTCCAACACTAATGTTGGTTAGGCTATCAGCCCACTCTTTGGCTGATAGTGCAGTGCCGTTATGTAATCTCAGGCCATCCTAGGTatataaaaacaaattaaatgatcAGAAAAAACAGATAAGATAAAAGGTTAACATGAAAAATCCAAATAAAGCATTTCTAGCATAAAAATCACAATAAGAAGTTCCACTTCTGTGTATAAGTGAAGTAGCTGAAAATATGTATGCCTATGAGCCATATTAACATTTAAAGCATGGGAAAGAGGATAATTTACCACTTCTCCTTGATGTCTTAAGATACCCTCATCACCTGCAACCTTCTCATGCCATGATGCACTTTCTGTAGGGTCTCCCTCAAGGTTATTCTTCTGGTTGGGCTCACCAGCTGAAGTTTGAGCAAGAGAATGACTTTTTGTCACTGAGGGTAAGAGGTCTTTGTGGATATCTACACATTGATTACTAGCTGATAGTGGAGAAATAGATGCTGATTCCAATACAGGatccttcatcttctccacaTTCATATCATGCTCAACTGGAATCGTGCAAGATGCTACAGGTGCTTGCGATGAAACAGATCCAAGCTCAGTAGTGGAGAACCAACCATACCTGCAAGGAGATATTGTTAAGTCAGTAATTACATAGTGACTTAATGTGTTGTAATTTgggagttgaaaaaaaaaaaaaaaaaaaagaacaagaaaaattagGAACCTTAATCGGAAAACTGGAGGGCTTCCAATCATAGCATATACATCTCCTGCACTGACATTTGAGTCTTGTGTCCATCTCAGATAGCCTGTTGGACAATCCTGCTGGACACTATTAGGGAAAAGCATTAGCTCTCCTGATGCCACACTTGAACTTCCCCATTTGCGATTTAGGTGTTCCATAACTGAGGATATCTTTTTCCGAGTAGGGAGCGTAAGCTCCAGGTGAGGATTATGTTTATCCTGCGACAGATTAAAAAGCCAAATTTGTTTACATGAGCTGAAAACTGATCCGGTGATAAAAATTTATAACAAACTGTACTTGAAAATATAAGTAATGTTGCTGCTCACCATTTCCAAGGCTTTTCGAGTACTATCAtcaattgggaacaactggaGTTTAAGCTTCACAGAGTTGTTTATGTTGTTCTCTGCATAAATATTTTGTGGAAAATTGGGCATAGGAGGCAGAAAATTTCCAACAGGAACAGCACTATTTTTCTCTGGAAATGCAATGGAAAAACAAAACTGTTAAGAAATGTTTCACGACTGTATCTATttgtactttttctttttcataaacATAGAAAAGAGACAATCTGGGTAGGAAATGATTCACCTGCACTGCTTTTGTCTTGTCCAACATCTTTATCGATTGTTCGCTCCAAGTGCTCAGCAGCATCTGCAACCAAAGAAACCCCAGCAATTGCAGCCTTCTCCCACTTTTTATATGCTGCTGTTGAAGAGACAACACCTGCTAATTAATTAGGAACCAGAGTTTACTCAATAAGGTGAGTGtgtgagcatattagttttgcTTAGATTGAGAATGAGGTACTACTGCTTGGTTTGAGAACAAAATTTCCAAAAAGTACTTGATACCACAAATTATCTCTGAATCAGGAAGCAATACCTCATCATAGCTTTACATGTAAAGAAGAAATTGCAGAGCATTTGAATTAATTACGTTTTAAAGGAAAATAAGTCAATTTTCTTCACAGCCAAAGAAAATATGaggaacaaaacccagaagttCAGTTCAAAGGGGCAAGAACAGCAATTACACTTGACAAAGGAGCGTtagtttgaaaagaaaaattatgtaAGTCAATAAGGCATTGATAGACTTGTATAAAAATCTAATCAGACAGAGTCAAAAGTCCAAATCCAATGGATTATCCTCTTCTATTAAGAGGATAACagatcacttttttttttttttttgtggcagAAAAAGAGGACACTAGACTCatctaggctcatccaaagttGAAATCAGATATTCATGCCCATCCTTACATCACTGtgaaatataaaaacaaaaggCACATCAATGACTTAGAAGACAATGCACAACTGAGAGACAAAACATAAACTCGGAATATAGT
Above is a genomic segment from Rosa chinensis cultivar Old Blush chromosome 3, RchiOBHm-V2, whole genome shotgun sequence containing:
- the LOC112192036 gene encoding TSL-kinase interacting protein 1 isoform X4; this translates as MDSEAHPRQESILVQEGDPALAPSTSNHVAIQQPVKKPTRQWAAWTHQEEQSFFAALRQVGKNFEKITCRVQSKNKDQVRHYYYRLVRRMNKLLGPGLYLDSRNSKDTNAAMLRWWSLLEKYSCKASKLHLKPRRFKIFMEALEHQLLKDRKKTVRKRPSQGENCPPEAPSTVSNQSRPSEHDRPVKLVLVDSHNIQKSGPGKASLKRSGSIGVNRGNKGDASTMKPARQRRKPAYKKWEKAAIAGVSLVADAAEHLERTIDKDVGQDKSSAEKNSAVPVGNFLPPMPNFPQNIYAENNINNSVKLKLQLFPIDDSTRKALEMDKHNPHLELTLPTRKKISSVMEHLNRKWGSSSVASGELMLFPNSVQQDCPTGYLRWTQDSNVSAGDVYAMIGSPPVFRLRYGWFSTTELGSVSSQAPVASCTIPVEHDMNVEKMKDPVLESASISPLSASNQCVDIHKDLLPSVTKSHSLAQTSAGEPNQKNNLEGDPTESASWHEKVAGDEGILRHQGEVDGLRLHNGTALSAKEWADSLTNISVGDLLSGVPHDLDANCIDQPLAGRSQCLPQIPFSCDSFDAAIAAHISRQKNKMGCEPTMVSHVSSIWDAEETCDAFVFQKNSAFRQQSTSSSGVAPPGACKLMASTSLVGCDRMVEDLPAVERPINDPQRDPMDECQSDPHILESSVKDFNALADIYWPESLGPLDLELPSSKYHNEDFILNDSLSGLNRLIASSLDAFQNCSFFGSNKKEPTPSVEARETISFSDFKIGNGI
- the LOC112192036 gene encoding TSL-kinase interacting protein 1 isoform X1, yielding MDSEAHPRQESILVQEGDPALAPSTSNHVAIQQPVKKPTRQWAAWTHQEEQSFFAALRQVGKNFEKITCRVQSKNKDQVRHYYYRLVRRMNKLLGPGLYLDSRNSKDTNAAMLRWWSLLEKYSCKASKLHLKPRRFKIFMEALEHQLLKDRKKTVRKRPSQGENCPPEAPSTVSNQSRPSEHDRPVKLVLVDSHNIQKSGPGKASLKRSGSIGVNRGNKGDASTMKPARQRRKPAGVVSSTAAYKKWEKAAIAGVSLVADAAEHLERTIDKDVGQDKSSAEKNSAVPVGNFLPPMPNFPQNIYAENNINNSVKLKLQLFPIDDSTRKALEMDKHNPHLELTLPTRKKISSVMEHLNRKWGSSSVASGELMLFPNSVQQDCPTGYLRWTQDSNVSAGDVYAMIGSPPVFRLRYGWFSTTELGSVSSQAPVASCTIPVEHDMNVEKMKDPVLESASISPLSASNQCVDIHKDLLPSVTKSHSLAQTSAGEPNQKNNLEGDPTESASWHEKVAGDEGILRHQGEVDGLRLHNGTALSAKEWADSLTNISVGDLLSGVPHDLDANCIDQPLAGRSQCLPQIPFSCDSFDAAIAAHISRQKNKMGCEPTMVSHVSSIWDAEETCDAFVFQKNSAFRQQSTSSSGVAPPGACKLMASTSLVGCDRMVEDLPAVERPINDPQRDPMDECQSDPHILESSVKDFNALADIYWPESLGPLDLELPSSKYHNEDFILNDSLSGLNRLIASSLDAFQNCSFFGSNKKEPTPSVEARETISFSDFKIGNGI
- the LOC112192036 gene encoding TSL-kinase interacting protein 1 isoform X3, translating into MDSEAHPRQESILVQEGDPALAPSTSNHVAIQQPVKKPTRQWAAWTHQEEQSFFAALRQVGKNFEKITCRVQSKNKDQVRHYYYRLVRRMNKLLGPGLYLDSRNSKDTNAAMLRWWSLLEKYSCKASKLHLKPRRFKIFMEALEHQLLKDRKKTVRKRPSQGENCPPEAPSTVSNQSRPSEHDRPVKLVLVDSHNIQKSGPGKASLKRSGSIGVNRGNKGDASTMKPARQRRKPAAYKKWEKAAIAGVSLVADAAEHLERTIDKDVGQDKSSAEKNSAVPVGNFLPPMPNFPQNIYAENNINNSVKLKLQLFPIDDSTRKALEMDKHNPHLELTLPTRKKISSVMEHLNRKWGSSSVASGELMLFPNSVQQDCPTGYLRWTQDSNVSAGDVYAMIGSPPVFRLRYGWFSTTELGSVSSQAPVASCTIPVEHDMNVEKMKDPVLESASISPLSASNQCVDIHKDLLPSVTKSHSLAQTSAGEPNQKNNLEGDPTESASWHEKVAGDEGILRHQGEVDGLRLHNGTALSAKEWADSLTNISVGDLLSGVPHDLDANCIDQPLAGRSQCLPQIPFSCDSFDAAIAAHISRQKNKMGCEPTMVSHVSSIWDAEETCDAFVFQKNSAFRQQSTSSSGVAPPGACKLMASTSLVGCDRMVEDLPAVERPINDPQRDPMDECQSDPHILESSVKDFNALADIYWPESLGPLDLELPSSKYHNEDFILNDSLSGLNRLIASSLDAFQNCSFFGSNKKEPTPSVEARETISFSDFKIGNGI
- the LOC112192036 gene encoding TSL-kinase interacting protein 1 isoform X2, with amino-acid sequence MDSEAHPRQESILVQEGDPALAPSTSNHVAIQQPVKKPTRQWAAWTHQEEQSFFAALRQVGKNFEKITCRVQSKNKDQVRHYYYRLVRRMNKLLGPGLYLDSRNSKDTNAAMLRWWSLLEKYSCKASKLHLKPRRFKIFMEALEHQLLKDRKKTVRKRPSQGENCPPEAPSTVSNQSRPSEHDRPVKLVLVDSHNIQKSGPGKASLKRSGSIGVNRGNKGDASTMKPARQRRKPGVVSSTAAYKKWEKAAIAGVSLVADAAEHLERTIDKDVGQDKSSAEKNSAVPVGNFLPPMPNFPQNIYAENNINNSVKLKLQLFPIDDSTRKALEMDKHNPHLELTLPTRKKISSVMEHLNRKWGSSSVASGELMLFPNSVQQDCPTGYLRWTQDSNVSAGDVYAMIGSPPVFRLRYGWFSTTELGSVSSQAPVASCTIPVEHDMNVEKMKDPVLESASISPLSASNQCVDIHKDLLPSVTKSHSLAQTSAGEPNQKNNLEGDPTESASWHEKVAGDEGILRHQGEVDGLRLHNGTALSAKEWADSLTNISVGDLLSGVPHDLDANCIDQPLAGRSQCLPQIPFSCDSFDAAIAAHISRQKNKMGCEPTMVSHVSSIWDAEETCDAFVFQKNSAFRQQSTSSSGVAPPGACKLMASTSLVGCDRMVEDLPAVERPINDPQRDPMDECQSDPHILESSVKDFNALADIYWPESLGPLDLELPSSKYHNEDFILNDSLSGLNRLIASSLDAFQNCSFFGSNKKEPTPSVEARETISFSDFKIGNGI